The following proteins are co-located in the Octopus sinensis linkage group LG24, ASM634580v1, whole genome shotgun sequence genome:
- the LOC118767811 gene encoding zinc finger protein 271-like — translation MSVLFFPEELPKMGKQSYHCDTCKKSFSEESSLVTHKCIHTREKSFECDICGKFFTTKSNLTTHKRLHTGKKPYHCDICGKLFFQTSDLTKHRRIHTGEKPYHCDICGKSFSRRDDVSVHKRIHTGEKPYQCDICGKAFSRTDAVSVHKRIHTGEKPYQCDICGKSFSRTDDVSVHKRIHTGEKPYQCDICGKAFSRTDAVSVHKRIHTGEKPYQCDICGKSFTVMSHVTTHRRIHTGEKPYCCDICGKSFTVSSNLTDHKRIHTQEKPYHSDICGKSLSGKANLTRHKYIHTGERAHFCDICGKSFSQCSILTTHKRVHTGEKPYQCDICGNTFSQVNSLTRHKYLHTGEKTQCCEICGKFLASGSSLAIHKYVHTGEKLYRCDICGKSFSQCSILIAHKRVHTGEKPYHCDICDKSFSVCSNLIHHKRTHTGEKPFLCDVCGKSFSQGNALSTHKHIHTGEKPYHCDICSKSFACRNSLIVHERIHTGEKPYRCDICDKSFSDRNAFNRHKRVHTGEKPYRCDICGKSFSQSGQFTNHKRIHSGK, via the coding sequence ATGAGTGTTTTGTTTTTCCCTGAAGAATTGCCTAAGATGGGAAAGCAATCCTACCACTGTGATACCTGCAAGAAGTCATTCTCTGAGGAAAGTAGCCTTGTTActcataaatgtattcatacaagagaaaagtcatttgaatgtgacatctgtggtaaattttTCACCACAAAAagtaacttaactactcacaaacgccTTCATACAGgaaaaaagccatatcactgtgatatctgtggtaaattattctttcAAACAAGTGACTTAACTAAGCacagacgtattcacacaggagagaagccatatcactgtgatatctgtggtaaatcattctctcgaagagATGACGTATctgttcacaaacgtattcatacaggagagaagccatatcaatgtgatatctgtggtaaagcattctcTCGAACAGATGCTGTATctgttcacaaacgtattcatacaggagagaagccttatcagtgtgatatctgtggtaaatcattctctcgaacaGATGACGTATctgttcacaaacgtattcatacaggagagaagccatatcaatgtgatatctgtggtaaagcattctcTCGAACAGATGCTGTATctgttcacaaacgtattcatacaggagagaagccttatcagtgtgatatctgtggtaaatcgttcacgGTAATGAGCCATGTAACtactcacagacgtattcatacaggagagaaaccttattgctgtgatatttgtggcaaatcTTTCACTGTATCTAGTAACTTAACtgatcacaaacgcattcatacacaagagaagccctatcactctgatatctgtggtaaatcattatcTGGAAAAGCtaacttaactagacacaaatatattcatacaggagaaagagCACAtttctgtgatatctgtggtaaatcattttctcaatgtAGTatcttaactactcacaaacgtgttcatactggagagaaaccatatcaatgtgatatctgtggtaacaCATTTTCTCAAGTAAATAGCTTAACTAGACACAAATATCTTCATACAGGCGAAAAAACACAgtgctgtgaaatctgtggtaaatttcTTGCTAGTGGAAGTTCTTTAGCTATACATAAATATgtccatactggagaaaaactctatcgatgtgatatctgtggtaaatcattctctcaatgtAGTATCTTAATtgctcacaaacgtgttcatactggagagaaaccatatcactgtgacatctgtgataaatcattctctgtgtGTAGTAATTTAATTCATCACAAACGgactcacacaggagagaagccatttctctGCGatgtctgtggtaagtcattctctcaagGAAATGCCTTAAgtacgcacaaacatattcatacaggagagaaaccgtatcactgtgatatttgtagtaAGTCATTTGCTTGTAGAAATAGCTTAATTGTTCAtgagcgtattcatacaggggagaagccatatcgctgtgatatttgtgacAAATCCTTCTCTGACAGAAATGCCTTTAATAGACACAAACGtgtacatacaggagagaaaccgtatcgctgtgatatttgtggtaaatctttctctcaaagtgGTCAATTTACTAATCATAAACGAATTCATTCAGGAAAGTGA